From the Juglans regia cultivar Chandler unplaced genomic scaffold, Walnut 2.0 Scaffold_68, whole genome shotgun sequence genome, the window AACCTACCAATATGTCTCGCGGACTTATTCGCCTCCAATTGGATATTCGGCCAGTGCTCGGAATTGCTCCTCAAAAGGGAATTGGTATAGCTACCATGTCCAGCATAACCCTAGAGTTCTATATTCGTATTCGCATTTTGTTCCACAGAGCAATTACCGGCATTGGCCACCAAAAGCCAGAGATTTCTAGACTGTAGAAGAAGTAAATTACACACCAACACAACACCCAAAAGAAATTTGATGATGGCAAAAAAGCAGTAGACCAAACAAAAACAGAACCCGAAATCCGGAATCTAGGTTTTTAAAAATCGAGTTttggcccgggtttgaaacctAGGTTATCCAACCCTTCCTAGAGtatgaataatacttttttatcctTTATTCTTTGCTCTTTAAGAGTCCACTTCTCATTTACAGTGTATGCGGCTTCTTGCGACTCAGTGGACTCCGCAAATCCATCTATAACAATCTCCAACAAATCTTGAGACCCAAACAGAGCTCTCATTTGGATAGATCACGTTCCATAATTATCTTTTCAatgctttgaaatttgtttttagACAAAGTTGGAGGCCATTTCTGGAAAAGTTTGAATCTGTCGTGACCTGGTGCTCTGATGCCAATTTGAAAGGAGAAAATTGTTTAAACTTTTCATACTCTCTTTTTATtctcttgaaaaatatattacaatacATCAACGGCCTCTATATAGGCACATGAGACTCATAGTACTTGATGACCATTaagttacttttgaaaaaataaaaggacacATTATCTGGAAATAAAAAGATaactttaacaaattaaaagacgcttttgaaaaaccaaaaagtctTATTCATAGAATGTACAAAAGTCTTCATACGTTGGATTTGTTTAAACTTCCAACAACATCAATAGTGTGATAGGTGCGTTAATAAATATTCAGCttgcaaataaatattatacaaacaaaacaaatacacGACTGATATAGAAGCTTGCCACGTCAAGTcgtataatgtttttttttttttccttgagttTTTTATGATTGGTTTCATAATAAGCGACGTATTTATGCACAGACTTGTAAAAAGTAACAGAGCTATCTTAGTAATAAACCAGATTACAGATACTTGAGATTGATTGAGTATCACACCCATACCTGTGGGCAGGGAAGGATTGCCAGAATGTCGATAATGAAGTATGTGGACAAATATCTTTTTGCGATTGCCATAGTATCATCAATCAACTCTCCTCTTCCAAACACACGAGAAGGTGGGATAATTCCAGTTCGAAACTGAAAGTATATATGTATTGCATAGAAAGCATCTGTGACTGAACGAAGAACAGAAGCAATAATCGCCAGAGTTTCGTCCGATTCAAAGCTTAAGCATTTCTTCTCCTTATCATCCACCTTCAAAACTGGGGTGTAAAAGAAGAGTGGGTCCAATGCCACTGATATCACACAAGAAAGcacaaatatt encodes:
- the LOC118346106 gene encoding cyclic nucleotide-gated ion channel 1-like, whose protein sequence is MDSKRNNFVRFQSWSSEKSSSFEHQHSMNDRKYSRNCFRATFDRFFESFWRGFGRESETINSLKNNPITIPSVDGQPRKDHSGPKKTKILDPQDQFLQTWNKIFVLSCVISVALDPLFFYTPVLKVDDKEKKCLSFESDETLAIIASVLRSVTDAFYAIHIYFQFRTGIIPPSRVFGRGELIDDTMAIAKRYLSTYFIIDILAILPCPQVWV